A single region of the Salvia splendens isolate huo1 chromosome 18, SspV2, whole genome shotgun sequence genome encodes:
- the LOC121776263 gene encoding ubiquitin domain-containing protein 1-like isoform X4: protein MGCAGSSQAKAEGGVKQVKKPRSWKHPQPITISQLFQLREEFWDTAPHYGGRKEIWDALRAAAEADPKLSQVIVESAGIILQNPDMTVCFDERGARYELPTYVLSEPKNLIRDS, encoded by the exons ATGGGGTGTGCCGGATCCTCACAGGCGAAAGCAGAAG GAGGTGTCAAACAGGTGAAGAAACCGAGGTCGTGGAAGCATCCTCAGCCGATCACCATAAGTCAGCTATTTCAGCTGAGAGAAGAGTTCTGGGATACTGCACCTCACTATGGTGGTAGAAAAG AAATCTGGGATGCACTCAGAGCAGCAGCAGAAGCTGATCCGAAGCTTTCTCAAGTGATCGTAGAGAGTGCAGGGATCATCCTGCAAAATCCTGATATGACTGTTTGTTTCGACGAAAGAG GTGCAAGATATGAATTACCTACATATGTATTGAGCGAACCAAAGAACTTGATACGTGATTCTTGA
- the LOC121776261 gene encoding uncharacterized protein LOC121776261 encodes MISLKIIRTLHVRIHTLTFFISSNPSKFTHLSSIPQRPFSRPAQSAETADEQTRTFAEPLSGFFRKVLFGSERTDSNRVAAEKAGSEETIVADKLQKLEEEIRDLNKKKCETVENLEIVNEKKEKGRKSDSTIAPKKEKHRLSALFKKSKKRPSKSKSVPESELKWNFVADSKSESKPVERTAFGMEDPMVHRELSPDMKLFAEHLYVKGYLKDANFMARDRFDPMDFEVSYAREFLKFAAVKFGEDHQYISRWLSAGDLKKVALFGCPSIGQKTVYDAKHIRAFFKIDEPKVCQACTLKESCKHSNKSNKKRSTKLCLDSVMKVLVMYAMESVPQKLIVPEDVRNSVSRLLNEITSLSQEKP; translated from the exons ATGATTTCGCTCAAAATCATCCGCACTCTTCATGTCAGGATTCATACTCTCACCTTCTTCATTTCATCCAATCCTTCCAAATTTACTCACCTCTCTTCAATTCCCCAGCGCCCATTCTCGCGTCCGGCTCAATCCGCAGAAACCGCCGATGAACAGACTCGCACCTTTGCTGAACCCTTGAGCGGTTTCTTCAGAAAAGTCCTCTTCGGCAGTGAAAGGACCGACAGCAATCGCGTTGCCGCCGAAAAGGCGGGGTCGGAGGAGACAATTGTGGCGGACAAGCTGCAAAAGCTGGAGGAAGAAATTAGGGATTTGAACAAGAAAAAGTGCGAAACGGTGGAGAATCTCGAAATTGTTAATGAAAAGAAGGAAAAGGGGCGGAAATCTGATTCTACAATCGCGCCGAAGAAGGAGAAGCACAGGTTATCGGCATTGTTTAAGAAATCGAAAAAGAGGCCATCGAAATCGAAATCAGTACCGGAGTCGGAATTGAAATGGAATTTTGTGGCGGATTCGAAATCGGAATCGAAACCGGTTGAGCGAACTGCATTTGGAATGGAGGATCCGATGGTCCACAGAGAGCTCTCTCCTGACATGAAATTGTTTGCTGAGCATTTGTATGTGAAAGGATACCTGAAGGATGCAAATTTCATGGCCCGGGATAGGTTTGATCCGATGGATTTCGAGGTCAGCTACGCCCGTGAGTTTCTAAAGTTTGCTGCTGTGAAGTTTGGGGAAGATCATCAGTATATTTCAAG ATGGTTGTCTGCTGGGGATTTGAAAAAAGTAGCCCTTTTTGGGTGTCCGTCTATCGGGCAGAAGACTGTCTATGATGCTAAACATATTCGCGCTTTCTTCAAAATCGACGAACCCAAG GTTTGCCAAGCATGCACGCTGAAAGAGTCGTGCAAGCATTCAAATAAGAGTAATAAGAAACGTTCGACCAAGTTATGTTTGGATAGTGTGATGAAGGTCCTCGTCATGTATGCCATGGAATCTGTCCCCCAGAAGTTGATCGTGCCCGAAGATGTCAGGAATTCTGTCAGTCGATTACTAAATGAGATAACTAGCCTTTCTCAAGAAAAGCCCTGA
- the LOC121776260 gene encoding uncharacterized protein LOC121776260 yields MRSALFFLAFLPLFAFFSKFEAQAAPAGPLIKHLSSLVKWTRSSSKAPHQSDGGNVLQFEDGYLVETVVEGNELGVLPYSIRVSQDGELFAVDAINNNIVRITPPLSQYSRARLVAGSFQGRTGHVDGKPSDARFSHPKGVTMDDKGNVYVADTSNLAIRKIGEAGVTTIAGGKSNVAGYRDGPSEDAKFSNDFDVVYVRPTCSLLVVDRGNAALRQISLSKEDCDYENSSFSPADLLMVAGAILVGYISCLLQQGLGSSLFSKMKEFPQPKFNKPLGSKELPTPVDVTVKEEPEAGWPSFAQLIWDLAKVTVEALTGILAQFIPSSVLNNIPRRGLTPLKDSLVMPEDEAEPAPPLKQRTPAPLSETRQVPSERPAEAKPPKLRSTSMKDPSLSTKHRSSRRPEYAEFYGSSEAPQYGQVRSKSQKESRSKHRHREKGGGDAAFGAAPPPVMEPKPVEAKPTGYENAKYDPYNFRAKYSGDSYRFD; encoded by the exons ATGAGGTCTGCCCTCTTCTTCCTTGCTTTCTTACCTCTATTCGCCTTTTTCTCTAAGTTTGAAGCTCAAGCTGCACCTGCTG gGCCATTGATAAAGCACCTGTCTTCCCTTGTGAAATGGACTAGGTCCTCATCCAAAGCTCCCCACCAATCAG ATGGTGGCAATGTGCTTCAGTTTGAGGATGGCTATCTTGTAGAGACTGTAGTCGAGGGGAACGAGCTCGGGGTTCTGCCCTACTCCATCCGTGTTTCCCAGGATGGCGAGCTCTTTGCTGTGGATGCTATTAATAACAACATTGTCAGGATCACGCCTCCACTATCCCAAT ATAGCAGGGCGAGATTGGTTGCAGGATCGTTTCAGGGACGCACTGGTCATGTGGATGGGAAACCTAGCGATGCTCGTTTCAGCCATCCCAAGGGGGTTACCATGGATGACAAAGGGAATGTTTACGTTGCTGATACTTCAAATCTCGCCATTCGAAAGATTGGAGAAGCAG GCGTAACGACTATTGCTGGAGGAAAATCAAATGTCGCAGGATACAGGGACGGGCCTAGTGAAGATGCTAAATTCTCAAATGATTTTGATGTCGTATATGTGAGACCTACCTGTTCGTTGTTAGTTGTTGACAGAGGAAATGCAGCTCTTCGTCAAATCTCCTTAAGTAAAGAGGATTGTGATTATGAAAACAGCTCTTTTTCGCCTGCAG ATCTTCTTATGGTTGCCGGTGCTATCCTCGTTGGGTACATTTCATGCCTTCTTCAACAAGGATTAGGTTCCTCACTTTTCTCCAAGATG AAAGAGTTTCCCCAACCTAAATTCAACAAGCCACTAGGAAGCAAAGAGCTACCGACTCCTGTAGACGTCACTGTCAAGGAAGAACCTGAAGCTGGATGGCCCTCATTCGCGCAACTCATCTGGGACCTTGCAAAAGTCACGGTGGAAGCTCTGACCGGCATTCTTGCTCAATTCATTCCCTCGAGTGTCTTAAACAACATTCCAAGAAGAGGCCTTACTCCACTGAAAGATTCTCTCGTTATGCCTGAAGACGAAGCTGAACCGGCCCCACCTCTCAAACAGAGGACCCCGGCTCCTCTTTCCGAAACCAGACAGGTTCCCAGCGAGAGACCAGCCGAGGCAAAACCTCCTAAACTTCGGTCGACCAGCATGAAGGATCCATCTCTATCAACCAAGCACCGGTCTTCAAGAAGACCAGAATACGCCGAGTTCTATGGATCGAGCGAGGCTCCTCAATACGGACAGGTGAGGTCCAAGAGCCAGAAGGAGAGTCGAAGCAAGCACCGCCACAGAGAGAAAGGCGGAGGTGACGCAGCTTTTGGAGCAGCACCACCTCCAGTGATGGAGCCGAAGCCCGTGGAAGCCAAGCCCACCGGGTACGAGAACGCAAAGTACGATCCTTACAACTTCAGGGCGAAATACTCGGGTGATTCGTATCGTTTTGATTAA
- the LOC121776262 gene encoding transcriptional regulator ATRX homolog, whose translation MWGRASAAPKPDACLVQADKARQGSSVSAEAQICARESAIHEISDDDDDDEDKAFSARRTSNGEGSRKRKVVFNCSDEEDEYGNAINLGSPDPPKKSTLYSKESLNAFTTECNLSFVEKENKPKVQEEKKSDVKAKPKVKEEKERDVKGMPKVKEEKESDVKANQHLGEKVATASDVPKRRKVVKTRIDERGREVTEVVWEGEEQDAKSNNNSSAKIAGSNTVSNATNRPPVARKLPAVGNAAPANQPGKAGNKKAATKDPKQGNLFSLSTCRN comes from the exons ATGTGGGGTCGTGCATCAGCAGCACCTAAGCCTGATGCTTGCTTGGTTCAAGCTGACAAAGCCAGACAAGGCTCTTCTG TCAGTGCGGAAGCTCAAATATGTGCTCGTGAATCAGCTATACATGAaattagtgatgatgatgatgatgatgaggacaAAGCTTTCAGTGCAAGGAGAACCTCTAATGGTGAAGGCAGTAGAAAGAGAAAAGTTGTATTTAATTGCTCCGATGAGGAGGATGAATATGGCAATGCCATAAATCTAGGGTCACCTGATCCCCCAAAGAAGTCTACTCTATACTCCAAAGAAAGTTTAAATGCTTTCACCACAGAGTGCAATTTAAGTTTCGTGGAGAAGGAAAATAAGCCAAAGGtccaagaagagaaaaaaagtgaTGTAAAAGCTAAGCCAAAGgtaaaagaagagaaagaaagagatgtGAAAGGTATGCCAAAGGtcaaagaagagaaagaaagtgATGTAAAAGCTAACCAGCATTTGGGAGAAAAGGTCGCAACTGCTAGTGATGTGCCTAAAAGAAGAAAAGTGGTAAAGACACGAATTGATGAGCGGGGAAGAGAAG TCACTGAAGTTGTTTGGGAGGGTGAGGAGCAAGATGCAAAATCTAACAATAATTCTTCAGCCAAAATTGCTGGCAGTAATACAGTGAGCAATGCAACTAACAG GCCCCCAGTTGCTCGTAAGTTGCCAGCAGTGGGGAATGCTGCTCCAGCAAATCAACCCGGGAAAGCTGGAAATAAAAAGGCAGCAACTAAGGATCCTAAGCAAGGAAATCTCTTCTCATTGAGTACATGTAGAAACTAA
- the LOC121776263 gene encoding ubiquitin domain-containing protein 2-like isoform X2 produces the protein MGCAGSSQAKAEGKRDSNLGTYYIIVSTTLMMPVLPMTGGVKQVKKPRSWKHPQPITISQLFQLREEFWDTAPHYGGRKEIWDALRAAAEADPKLSQVIVESAGIILQNPDMTVCFDERGARYELPTYVLSEPKNLIRDS, from the exons ATGGGGTGTGCCGGATCCTCACAGGCGAAAGCAGAAGGTAAGAGAGACTCGAATCTTGGTACGTATTACATCATAGTTTCGACCACGTTGATGATGCCGGTGCTGCCTATGACAGGAGGTGTCAAACAGGTGAAGAAACCGAGGTCGTGGAAGCATCCTCAGCCGATCACCATAAGTCAGCTATTTCAGCTGAGAGAAGAGTTCTGGGATACTGCACCTCACTATGGTGGTAGAAAAG AAATCTGGGATGCACTCAGAGCAGCAGCAGAAGCTGATCCGAAGCTTTCTCAAGTGATCGTAGAGAGTGCAGGGATCATCCTGCAAAATCCTGATATGACTGTTTGTTTCGACGAAAGAG GTGCAAGATATGAATTACCTACATATGTATTGAGCGAACCAAAGAACTTGATACGTGATTCTTGA
- the LOC121776263 gene encoding ubiquitin domain-containing protein 1-like isoform X3 — translation MGCAGSSQAKAEGGVKQVKKPRSWKHPQPITISQLFQLREEFWDTAPHYGGRKEIWDALRAAAEADPKLSQVIVESAGIILQNPDMTVCFDERGNTNSLLSVCDFSITLILNLHCCRCKI, via the exons ATGGGGTGTGCCGGATCCTCACAGGCGAAAGCAGAAG GAGGTGTCAAACAGGTGAAGAAACCGAGGTCGTGGAAGCATCCTCAGCCGATCACCATAAGTCAGCTATTTCAGCTGAGAGAAGAGTTCTGGGATACTGCACCTCACTATGGTGGTAGAAAAG AAATCTGGGATGCACTCAGAGCAGCAGCAGAAGCTGATCCGAAGCTTTCTCAAGTGATCGTAGAGAGTGCAGGGATCATCCTGCAAAATCCTGATATGACTGTTTGTTTCGACGAAAGAGGTAACACAAACAGTCTTCTCTCTGTGTGTGATTTCAGTATTACCTTGATTTTGAACTTGCACTGTTGCAGGTGCAAGATATGA
- the LOC121776263 gene encoding ubiquitin domain-containing protein 2-like isoform X1: protein MGCAGSSQAKAEGKRDSNLGTYYIIVSTTLMMPVLPMTGGVKQVKKPRSWKHPQPITISQLFQLREEFWDTAPHYGGRKEIWDALRAAAEADPKLSQVIVESAGIILQNPDMTVCFDERGNTNSLLSVCDFSITLILNLHCCRCKI, encoded by the exons ATGGGGTGTGCCGGATCCTCACAGGCGAAAGCAGAAGGTAAGAGAGACTCGAATCTTGGTACGTATTACATCATAGTTTCGACCACGTTGATGATGCCGGTGCTGCCTATGACAGGAGGTGTCAAACAGGTGAAGAAACCGAGGTCGTGGAAGCATCCTCAGCCGATCACCATAAGTCAGCTATTTCAGCTGAGAGAAGAGTTCTGGGATACTGCACCTCACTATGGTGGTAGAAAAG AAATCTGGGATGCACTCAGAGCAGCAGCAGAAGCTGATCCGAAGCTTTCTCAAGTGATCGTAGAGAGTGCAGGGATCATCCTGCAAAATCCTGATATGACTGTTTGTTTCGACGAAAGAGGTAACACAAACAGTCTTCTCTCTGTGTGTGATTTCAGTATTACCTTGATTTTGAACTTGCACTGTTGCAGGTGCAAGATATGA